ACGTGGTGCCGCTGTTATTGTTGGCGTTCCGGTTGTCGCAGGCCGCCAGAGCCAGGGCGAGCGTGGCGAGGGCGGCGGCGCGGAGGGAAAGGGAATTCTTCATGGTGGCTCCTGGGGGCGCTCGTGTAGCCAGACACACGGTTCGAGCGAAGGGTTCGTGGCAAGGGCCGCCGGGGTGGACGGGCTTGATGCGTCAGGGTAGGGGCCACTCGTGAGTGCTTTTCCCTGTTCCGTTCAAGATTTGTGAGTAAGGGAGACAGCCGGAAATCAGAGGGTGCCAAGCTCACGAAAGGTGAGTCGGACATCACTGTCAGCCGAGGCTCCTCGGGCTCTTCTCCTGCCCGGCTCCCGCCGAATGCGAGCCCTCCCACAGCCGCCTTGAGTGTGCTCGTGTAAGGTTTCCTAATGACTTTGAACGCCCATGCGGATTCTTTCGTGTTGCGCGGCACGGCGGCGGGCGGAACCCTGCGCCTCGTCGGCATCGACGCGACGGCCCTGGTCGAAGAGGCCCGGCTGCGCCACCACCTCAGCAAGACGGCGACCGCCGCGCTGGGCCGGACGCTGGCGGCCTCGGCCCTGCTCGCCGTGGTGCTGGGCAAGAAGCCCGACAGCCGGGTCACCGTGCGCATTCAGGGGGGCGGCCCCGTGGGCTGGATCGTCGCGGAGGGGAGCGCGGACGGCCTGGTGCGCGGCTACGTGCGCGAGCCCGGCGCCGACCTGCCCGTCCGTGAGCGTGACGGCAAGCTCGACGTGAGCGGCATCGTGGGCACCGAGGGCGAGCTGGCGGTCACGCGGCTGCTCGACAACGGCGAGCCCTACACCGGCAGCGTGGAACTCGTGAGCGGCGAGATCGCCGAGGACGTGAGCACCTACCTGGGCGTGTCCGAGCAGATTCCGAACGCCGTGCTGCTCGGCGTGTAC
The Deinococcus planocerae genome window above contains:
- the hslO gene encoding Hsp33 family molecular chaperone HslO, whose protein sequence is MTLNAHADSFVLRGTAAGGTLRLVGIDATALVEEARLRHHLSKTATAALGRTLAASALLAVVLGKKPDSRVTVRIQGGGPVGWIVAEGSADGLVRGYVREPGADLPVRERDGKLDVSGIVGTEGELAVTRLLDNGEPYTGSVELVSGEIAEDVSTYLGVSEQIPNAVLLGVYEEGGRVARAGGLLVQAMPGVQGETLARLEANIRAIGQLTDHLRRGSLLETMQAAAEGLDLTLAPGAQAARFQCRCSRGKALDSLKFFAPGERREMIEEGGQEIVCHWCGEHYQMTPAEIATLDAAPERAQA